The Takifugu rubripes chromosome 3, fTakRub1.2, whole genome shotgun sequence genome contains a region encoding:
- the jph2 gene encoding junctophilin-2, with product MSGGRFEFDDGGAYCGGWEGGKAHGHGICTGPKGQGEFSGSWNYGFEVVGVYTWPSGNTFEGYWSQGKRHGLGVETKGHWIYKGEWTHGFKGRYGTRINAGSGAKYEGTWNNGLQDGYGTETYADGGTFQGQFTGGMRHGYGVRQSVPYGMAAVVRSPLRTSLTSLRSEHSNGTVLQQDVPIITATNASGEETPIATPTQLGPSRGGFALTLHVDPEAVKPKKKGLFRRSSLLGKLKKSESSTSLSSQKSKISFLRSESALSSNASDTNSTISIGDESLAGAEDFPPVEADIDATTTEVYMGEWKNDKRSGYGISERSSGLKYEGEWLNNQRHGYGCTTFAEGGKEEGKYVNNMLVKAMKKRVIQLKGNKIKHKVERAVEGAQRAAAIAKQKAEIASSRTTHAKAKADAAEQAAQASNSESSIARLVAKELSPSFYQPGPEYLKKRVLQEVAEGSENTDIVIHEPLLAEDEPLPTPPESPLMNELVSLMPDSSSGRTPSPSPGIISKEHPKLLSPGSWNEDKISKGAGSRGNSKPNSRSSSRPSTPSTSAPTSAGPEGGGAPNGRGPSRTPSQHSQSSKMEPGSDLEIKPLQKFDSETRAPGVTPAAPPAAPPAAPPAAPPAPPPAAPPAAAPPAAPPARNGLIPKDEEEEELRPAAKVTPKAPEPKLPVFKANQEPDALTPQSRGEPREGSRPSSKAEAKTFPRRQPSPAPPPKPAPPKPASKPEPKPAPHPVEAKAAVEKPKAEPKQKVVISGPSSERGPELEELEGPNTIMICMVILLNIGLAILFVHILS from the exons CTGGCCCAGCGGGAACACCTTCGAGGGCTACTGGTCGCAGGGGAAGCGTCATGGTCTGGGAGTGGAGACCAAAGGACACTGGATTTACAAAGGGGAATGGACTCATGGCTTCAAAGGAAGATACGGGACCCGGATCAATGCTGGTAGTGGAGCAAAGTATGAAGGGACGTGGAATAACGGGCTTCAGGATGGATATGGAACAGAAACATATGCTGATGGAG GCACGTTCCAAGGACAGTTCACAGGTGGGATGCGGCACGGCTACGGGGTCCGTCAGAGTGTCCCGTATGGGATGGCAGCAGTGGTTCGCTCCCCTCTCCGTACCTCCTTGACCTCCCTCCGCAGTGAGCACAGCAACGGCACCGTGCTGCAGCAGGACGTCCCCATCATCACCGCCACCAACGCTTCAGGAGAGGAGACCCCCATCGCCACCCCCACCCAGCTGGGGCCCTCCCGTGGAGGCTTCGCCCTCACCCTCCATGTGGACCCGGAAGCCGTCAAACCCAAGAAGAAAGGTCTGTTCCGCAGGAGCTCCCTGCTGGGAAAGCTGAAGAAGTCAGAGTCCAGCACCTCTCTGTCCAGCCAGAAGAGCAAGATCAGCTTCCTCAGGTCGGAGTCGGCCCTGAGCTCCAACGCCAGTGACACCAACTCCACCATCAGCATCGGGGACGAGAGTCTGGCCGGGGCGGAGGATTTCCCCCCCGTGGAGGCCGACATCGACGCCACCACCACAGAGGTCTACATGGGCGAGTGGAAGAACGACAAGCGCTCCGGATACGGAATAAGTGAGAGGTCCAGTGGGCTGAAGTACGAGGGCGAGTGGCTGAACAACCAGAGGCACGGCTACGGCTGCACCACCTTCGccgagggagggaaggaggagggcaAATACGTCAACAACATGCTGGTGAAGGCCATGAAGAAGAGGGTGATCCAGCTGAAGGGAAACAAGATCAAGCACAAGGTGGAGCGGGCGGTGGAGGGCGCCCAGAGGGCCGCAGCCATCGCCAAGCAGAAGGCGGAGATCGCCTCCTCCAG gacCACTCACGCCAAAGCCAAAGCAGACGCGGCCGAACAAGCGGCTCAGGCCTCCAACAGCGAGTCCAGCATCGCCCGACTGGTGGCCAAAGAGCTCTCGCCGTCCTTCTACCAGCCCG GTCCGGAGTACCTGAAGAAGAGGGTGTTGCAGGAGGTGGCGGAGGGCAGCGAGAACACAGATATCGTCATTCACGAGCCGCTGCTGGCCGAGGATGAGCCCCTGCCAACGCCACCGGAAAGCCCCCTCATGAACGAACTGGTCAGCCTGATGCCGGACTCGTCCTCCGGCCggaccccctcccccagccctgGCATCATCAGCAAGGAACACCCCAAACTGCTCAGTCCGGGAAGCTGGAATGAAGATAAAATCAGCAAAGGCGCTGGTAGTCGGGGCAACAGTAAACCCAACAGCAGGTCCAGCAGTCGCCCCTCCACTCCCTCAACCTCTGCTCCCACCTCGGCCGGCccggaggggggaggggcccCCAACGGTCGCGGACCCTCCCGTACCCCGAGCCAGCATAGTCAGAGCAGCAAGATGGAACCAGGCTCCGACCTGGAGATCAAGCCCCTGCAGAAGTTTGACTCGGAGACAAGAGCTCCAGGCGtgactcctgctgctcctcctgctgctcctcctgctgctcctcctgctgctcctcctgctcctcctcctgctgctcctcctgctgctgctcctcctgctgctcctcctgcaagAAACGGCCTCATCCctaaagatgaagaagaagaagaactccGCCCAGCAGCCAAAGTGACCCCCAAAGCCCCGGAGCCCAAACTCCCCGTGTTTAAAGCCAACCAGGAACCAGACGCACTCACCCCTCAGAGCAGAGGCGAGCCCAGAGAGGGGAGTCGGCCATCCAGCAAAGCAGAAGCAAAGACCTTCCCCAGGAGGCAACCCAGCCCGGCTCCGCCCCCAAAACCCGCGCCCCCAAAACCTGCATCTAAGCCTGAACCCAAACCAGCGCCACATCCAGTGGAGGCCAAAGCTGCTGTGGAAAAACCCAAAGCAGAACCCAAACAAAAGGTGGTGATTTCAGGTCCCAGCAGCGAACGCGGCCCagaactggaggagctggag GGTCCCAACACCATCATGATCTGCATGGTCATCCTGCTCAACATCGGCCTGGCCATCCTCTTCGTGCACATTTTGTCATGA
- the sarnp gene encoding SAP domain-containing ribonucleoprotein isoform X1, which yields MAEVVELQKLKLAELRQECDARGLATKGNKGELIARLQAYLDEHEDDVDVDDVLVEDAEDFTKSESDGVVNDIKDPESSVETLAEKKVVKISPASTASERLQKRAERFSLPASAESKKALRAARFGLPAEGSGSSAGAAGDSKAPVNIDQLKKRAERFGMNVSTISQKVEEDERLKKRKERFGALTSGRAAGAADTEAKKRKRAERFGIV from the exons ATGGCGGAAGTGGTAGAGCTGCAGAAACTGAAG CTTGCTGAACTGAGGCAGGAGTGCGATGCCCGAGGGCTGGCAACCAAAGGCAACAAAGGGGAGCTGATTGCTCGGCTCCAAGCGTACCTGGATGAGCACG AAGATGATGTGGATGTTGATGACGTGCTGGTCGAGGACGCCGAG GACTTCACCAAATCTGAAAGTGACGGCGTCGTAAATGACATCAAGGACCCTGAATCATCTGTCGAAAC ACTCGCTGagaagaaggtggtgaagaTAAGCCCCGCGTCCACTGCCAGTGAA AGATTACAGAAGAGAGCTGAACGTTTCAGCCTGCCTGCATCTGCTGAAAGCAAAAAGGCTTTGCGTGCGGCGAG GTTTGGTTTGCCGGCCGAGGGCTCCGGATCATCTGCAG gtgctgctggcgACAGTAAAGCTCCT GTGAACATCGATCAGCTGAAGAAAAGGGCCGAGAGGTTCGGGATGAACGTTTCAACCATCTCTCAGAAG GTTGAGGAAGATGaaaggctgaagaagaggaaggagcggTTCGGAGCCTTGACGAGTGGcagagcagctggtgctgctgacacGGAG GCGAAGAAAAGGAAGCGTGCTGAAAGATTTGGAATTGTGTGA
- the sarnp gene encoding SAP domain-containing ribonucleoprotein isoform X2, which translates to MAEVVELQKLKLAELRQECDARGLATKGNKGELIARLQAYLDEHEDDVDVDDVLVEDAEDFTKSESDGVVNDIKDPESSVETLAEKKVVKISPASTASERLQKRAERFSLPASAESKKALRAARFGLPAEGSGSSAGLLLIFTAPLYAPPHLKIQHLQKRSVVFLTRCSHVIFLH; encoded by the exons ATGGCGGAAGTGGTAGAGCTGCAGAAACTGAAG CTTGCTGAACTGAGGCAGGAGTGCGATGCCCGAGGGCTGGCAACCAAAGGCAACAAAGGGGAGCTGATTGCTCGGCTCCAAGCGTACCTGGATGAGCACG AAGATGATGTGGATGTTGATGACGTGCTGGTCGAGGACGCCGAG GACTTCACCAAATCTGAAAGTGACGGCGTCGTAAATGACATCAAGGACCCTGAATCATCTGTCGAAAC ACTCGCTGagaagaaggtggtgaagaTAAGCCCCGCGTCCACTGCCAGTGAA AGATTACAGAAGAGAGCTGAACGTTTCAGCCTGCCTGCATCTGCTGAAAGCAAAAAGGCTTTGCGTGCGGCGAG GTTTGGTTTGCCGGCCGAGGGCTCCGGATCATCTGCAGGTCTGCTCCTGATCTTTACTGCTCCACTTTATGCACCAC CTCACCTGAAGATCCAACATCTTCAGAAGCGCTCGGTTGTTTTCCTGACGCGTTGCAGCCATGTGATTTTCCTCCACTAA